The Lates calcarifer isolate ASB-BC8 linkage group LG11, TLL_Latcal_v3, whole genome shotgun sequence genomic sequence TGTGGAGCTAATCTCAGCGCTCAAAGTAAAGTGTACAGTGAAGTGCACGGGTTTATAAACTATATCATCTCTGACAGTGTCTGAAATCTTGTTGTAAAGCCTTGATAATTTGTTTCCTGTCCTGTCAACAGCTGTAAGAGCAGATCGTATGAGAGGTGGCAGGAATAAATTTGGTCCTCTGTATCGACGGGACAGGCAGATGAAACAGCAAAGGGTGTATCACCAGCCAAACACTGCTCCCTACAGGATTAAGATGgaaactacacaaacacaccggCTCACAGCTCCACATGACCTTCACCTTATGAGCAGTCAAACAAGTGCTTCATTGTCCTCTGAAGCTTTTCATCAGTCCCACATGTATCCCTCTAGCATAGGACAGTTGGAAGCGCCCATGCCTCTGGACTGCACCGTGAGCGCAGACAGGGTGCTCACTCCTCCAGCCTTGCCCTGCCCCGGACTGTACCACCACACATTCCCTGGATTTGTTCAGGAGAAAGGAGATATGGCTTTTAGCTGTAGCCCAGGCCCCACAAACTATCCAATGTACCCAACCCCAAACAATTCATTCACACCAAGAAGCACACCAGTATCATCCCCCTGCTCAACACCAAGCTCAACCACCCCTCTCTCTCAAGCTCTCATCCAAACCCCAGAAACTCCCCCAGCAGCCACTCTTACAACCAACTTCCTAAGCCAACTCCTGGAGGGGGAGCAGGATGAGAGCCAGTTGTGTGCTAAGGTCCTGGCCAGCCTGCAGAGAGAACAGGCCAACCGAGGCAAGCACGACCGCCTAAATACATTCAGCATCATGTGCAAAATGGCTGACCAGACTCTGTTTGGGCTTGTAGAGTGGGCCAGGAACACTACACTCTTCAAGGAGCTCAAGGTGCTGAATCAGTCATGGGATAAAGTGTTATGTACATTTTTCACTAATCACTCAAAAATCACTAACGTTAGGTGCTTACTGGAACTCAAAGGTTGTAGCCTTCAATTGCAACTACATCAGATCAATGTTTTATACTCACACACAGGTGGAGGACCAGATggtgctgctgcagagctgttgGAGCGAGTTGCTGGTCCTCGACCACCTCTGTAGACAGGTGACCTACAGCAAAGACGGCTGCATATATCTGGTCACAGGCCAACAGGTGAGCGTTGAACACTTTCTGTGCAAGTGACTGCTTTCTTATGATAATCAAAAATGTCCTTGGTACTGTAGTCAT encodes the following:
- the nr5a5 gene encoding nuclear receptor subfamily 5, group A, member 5, which gives rise to MDRPGYHPQLPQPLPHHPAQELKSEPCGRPESEESCPICGDKVSGYHYGLLTCESCKGFFKRSVQNNKQYTCAEQQNCPMNLSQRKRCPSCRFQKCLAVGMRREAVRADRMRGGRNKFGPLYRRDRQMKQQRVYHQPNTAPYRIKMETTQTHRLTAPHDLHLMSSQTSASLSSEAFHQSHMYPSSIGQLEAPMPLDCTVSADRVLTPPALPCPGLYHHTFPGFVQEKGDMAFSCSPGPTNYPMYPTPNNSFTPRSTPVSSPCSTPSSTTPLSQALIQTPETPPAATLTTNFLSQLLEGEQDESQLCAKVLASLQREQANRGKHDRLNTFSIMCKMADQTLFGLVEWARNTTLFKELKVEDQMVLLQSCWSELLVLDHLCRQVTYSKDGCIYLVTGQQIEVSTIISQAGVTLSSLVSRTQDLVSKLKALQLDRHEFVCLKYLVLFNPDVKSVQSRRQVEQTQERVNRALMEHTQQSHPGYSDKFGQLLLRLPEVRSISLQVEDYLYQRHLLGDLPCNSLLTEMLHTKHN